Proteins from one Cicer arietinum cultivar CDC Frontier isolate Library 1 chromosome 3, Cicar.CDCFrontier_v2.0, whole genome shotgun sequence genomic window:
- the LOC101499672 gene encoding dof zinc finger protein DOF3.6 — MVYTSLPPYMDPANWHQQQPNHQVANNSFNTPLLIPSPQPQPSNLTPSQSHGGSIRPGSMADRARMANIPMQEPAQKCPRCDSTNTKFCYFNNYSLSQPRHFCKTCRRYWTRGGALRSVPVGGGCRRNKRTKSSNNNTSKSPVSSDRQTSSANNNSPAVLSSQTPPPMRFMAPLHQLGDHIGEIGLNYGFSSPMGGVGDLNFHIGNSLGGASGGVGSGGVTSASGGSASILPVGGFEQWRMPQTHQFPFLSGLEASSSHGLLYPFEGGGGGGNDQAHVYGGVPKVLSTSSVKMEENQSRQFLGMINSNNNNPNSEQYWNASAGGATSAWADLSAFNSSNSTTTNSNYRS; from the exons ATGGTTTATACTTCTCTCCCACCATATATGGATCCAGCCAACTGGCATCAACAG CAACCAAATCATCAAGTGGCTAACAATAGTTTCAACACTCCTCTTCTTATTCCATCACCACAACCTCAACCGTCGAACCTGACACCATCGCAGTCTCATGGAGGCTCGATCAGACCAGGTTCGATGGCAGATAGGGCCAGGATGGCTAACATACCTATGCAAGAGCCAGCACAAAAATGTCCAAGGTGTGATTCCACCAACACAAAGTTTTGCTACTTCAACAACTATAGTCTCTCGCAGCCCCGCCACTTCTGCAAGACCTGTAGAAGGTATTGGACAAGAGGCGGAGCCCTAAGAAGCGTTCCAGTCGGCGGAGGTTGCCGAAGAAACAAGAGGACTAAATCAAGCAACAACAACACCTCAAAGTCTCCGGTTAGCTCCGATCGCCAAACTAGCTCCGCAAACAATAACTCTCCCGCGGTCCTCAGTTCCCAGACGCCACCACCGATGAGATTCATGGCTCCATTACATCAACTCGGCGATCACATCGGTGAAATAGGGCTAAACTATGGTTTCTCTAGTCCAATGGGAGGAGTAGGTGACTTGAACTTTCATATAGGAAACTCTTTAGGTGGAGCAAGCGGAGGCGTTGGTAGCGGTGGTGTCACCAGTGCTAGTGGTGGTTCGGCTTCGATTTTACCCGTCGGTGGTTTCGAGCAATGGAGGATGCCACAAACTCACCAATTTCCCTTTTTATCTGGTCTAGAAGCTTCTTCTTCACATGGATTATTATATCCATTTgaaggtggtggtggtggtggaaaTGATCAAGCACATGTATATGGTGGTGTGCCTAAGGTATTATCAACTTCTTCAGTGAAAATGGAAGAGAATCAATCTAGACAATTCTTGGGAATGAtcaatagtaataataacaacCCTAATAGTGAACAATATTGGAATGCTTCTGCTGGTGGTGCTACTTCAGCTTGGGCAGATCTTTCAGCTTTTAACTCTTCTAATTCAACTACCACCAATTCCAACTATAGGTCTTAA
- the LOC101505108 gene encoding uncharacterized protein, translating to MCHRFQDVLKYEIQDSLLPLGITHFQPLVEKCREVEAMKNCMRNRGGTSNHGGPTRPSNQNQGRSRPNQKPYDRPQGSNKGPYRPMTSISDDRRMTSESKPYCYHCGDPRHFADKCTLNDSVCFKCQKPEHLARDFKEPKAEALLKATKVTRPTTQGRVYNINGQGTSCPNESFQGECEISSNILTVLFNSDATHSFISMDCVKLLELHVTTLLFDLFVTTAADKTLTANTACMHCPIVVLSRKFNVNLICLALKNLDVIFGMDWLSYHYILLDCGRKTVIFPDPELSKFLAAHEIKVALKE from the coding sequence ATGTGTCACCGTTTCCAAGATGTGCTGAAGTACGAAATTCAAGATTCGCTACTACCTCTAGGAATCACGCACTTCCAACCCCTAGTGGAAAAGTGCAGAGAAGTAGAGGCTATGAAGAACTGCATGCGGAATCGTGGGGGTACTAGTAACCACGGGGGACCAACACGACCGAGTAATCAGAACCAGGGTCGTAGTAGACCAAATCAAAAACCATATGATCGTCCTCAAGGGTCAAATAAGGGACCATATCGTCCAATGACCTCCATTTCAGATGATAGACGGATGACTTCAGAATCAAAGccatattgttatcattgtggaGACCCAAGACACTTTGCGGATAAGTGCACACTCAACGACAGTGTATGTTTTAAATGCCAGAAGCCCGAACATTTAGCCAGGGATTTCAAGGAACCAAAGGCAGAAGCCTTACTGAAGGCGACTAAAGTGACACGCCCAACAACTCAAGGACGAGTTTACAATATAAATGGTCAAGGGACCTCTTGTCCGAATGAATCCTTCCAAGGGGAGTGTGAAATCTCAAGTAATATTTTAACTGTCCTTTTTAACTCTGATGCAACACATTCATTTATctctatggactgtgtgaagcTATTGGAGTTGCATGTCACAAccttattgtttgatttgtttgttACCACTGCTGCTGATAAGACTTTAACTGCAAATACGGCATGTATGCATTGTCCTATAGTTGTGTTGAGTAGGAAGTTTAATGTGAATCTCATTTGTCTAGCTCTAAAGAACCTCGACGTTATCTTTGGTATGGATTGGTTGTCAtaccattatattttattagattgtGGTCGTAAGACTGTAATTTTCCCCGACCCAGAGCTTTCTAAATTCTTAGCCGCGCACGAAATCAAGGTTGCTCTTAAGGAATGA